A portion of the Punica granatum isolate Tunisia-2019 chromosome 7, ASM765513v2, whole genome shotgun sequence genome contains these proteins:
- the LOC116212818 gene encoding uncharacterized protein LOC116212818: MNGRPVFQPTCNPVPGYREIHNSTIKKLSPPQPHPSRPAEAEASFSCLLCSRSPKPQATEEKAVILGRDASCPLHRHRSKSFNGRGSMEDGVGSLESSSLLCPSLMVHSPGSIATVRRELMALQQAQRKMRIAHYGRSKTAKFNGKIVPLDSVTISKISEQEAKRCSFITANSDPLYVAYHDEEWGLPVHDDRLLLELLVLSGAQVGSDWTSILRQRQDFSNAFSGYNVEILATFADKQMLSISLKYGIDIGRVRGVVDNSMKIIEIKRDFGSFDKYLWGFVNYKPICTQYKSCHKIPVKTSKSETISRDMQRRGFRFVGPTVIHSFMQAAGLTNDHLITCHRHIELTRLANHAATIQPIRSSEQKDNKN; the protein is encoded by the exons ATGAATGGGCGCCCAGTTTTTCAACCAACTTGCAATCCTGTTCCTGGCTACCGTGAAATCCATAACAGCACGATTAAGAAACTATCACCACCACAGCCACATCCCAGTAGACCTGCAGAGGCAGAGGCATCATTCTCATGCCTTCTTTGTTCGCGATCACCTAAGCCTCAAGCCACAGAGGAGAAGGCCGTTATTTTAGGAAGAGACGCGAGCTGTCCCTTACACAGGCATAgatcaaaaagttttaatggAAGAGGCAGCATGGAAGATGGTGTTGGCTCTTTGGAAAGTTCCTCATTGCTCTGTCCTTCTCTGATGGTCCACAGTCCAGGAAGCATAGCAACTGTAAGGAGGGAACTGATGGCACTCCAACAGGCACAGCGTAAGATGCGAATTGCTCATTACGGGAGATCCAAGACCGCCAAGTTCAATGGCAAGATCGTTCCTCTTGATTCAGTGACAATCTCCAAGATCTCAGAACAGGAAGCAAAGAGATGCAGTTTCATCACAGCCAACTCAG ATCCTCTGTACGTTGCTTATCACGATGAGGAATGGGGACTGCCCGTCCATGATGACAG ATTACTGCTTGAGTTGCTTGTGCTCAGTGGCGCTCAGGTTGGTTCCGATTGGACTTCAATATTAAGGCAACGTCAGGATTTTAG CAATGCATTTTCAGGATACAATGTGGAAATTTTAGCCACATTTGCTGATAAGCAGATGCTGTCCATTAGCTTGAAGTATGGCATTGACATAGGCCGAGTTCGAGGTGTCGTGGATAACTCTATGAAGATAATCGAG ATAAAGAGGGATTTTGGATCGTTTGACAAGTACTTGTGGGGTTTCGTCAACTACAAACCGATCTGCACACAATACAAGTCCTGCCACAAGATTCCAGTGAAGACATCAAAGTCGGAGACTATAAGCAGAGACATGCAGCGAAGGGGCTTCAGATTCGTCGGTCCAACTGTGATCCACTCATTCATGCAAGCTGCTGGCCTAACCAATGATCATTTGATCACTTGTCATCGGCACATCGAACTCACCCGATTGGCGAACCATGCAGCCACTATCCAGCCTATCCGTTCATCAGAAcagaaagataacaaaaaTTGA
- the LOC116213128 gene encoding 36.4 kDa proline-rich protein-like isoform X1 has product MWAHKRKQQQTSAAMGIACGSSCIVRILPILLHMLMVYSVPCADAKSITRLFKGPEHLKSPLTERVVVVKEGDFLQSSNTEPYGVGSPFTLPPFDSLPPNPQPDSSPPFCTNLPSTPQTPSTTIPSPPGSTPTALPPPPPFYYIPVPPILPIQSPPPSPTSIIPGPPEYFPSPTPPESFPGPAIPGSAPSSPVISNSTPPSYEPSPSPPVAIPSPHYYYFPAPPAGGLRPPIFLPPVIYPAPAVLPPPKTGPSIALWCVAKPSVPDPIIQEAMNYACGSGADCASIQPDGLCFEPNTLFAHASYAFNSYWQRTKVAGGSCSFGGTAMLVTVDPSYDGCHFVYY; this is encoded by the exons ATGTGGGCTCATAAGAGAAAGCAACAGCAAACAAGTGCAGCCATGGGAATTGCATGTGGATCAAGCTGCATAGTCAGAATTCTACCCATTCTCTTGCACATGTTGATGGTGTACTCGGTCCCCTGCG CAGATGCCAAGAGCATAACACGGCTGTTCAAAGGTCCGGAGCACCTCAAAAGTCCCCTCACGGAGAGAGTTGTAGTAGTGAAAGAGGGGGACTTCCTGCAGTCATCAAATACAGAACCTTACGGCGTCGGTTCACCATTCACTTTGCCACCATTTGATTCGCTGCCACCAAATCCACAGCCGGATAGTAGCCCTCCCTTCTGTACAAATCTACCATCTACACCTCAAACTCCTTCCACCACCATTCCAAGTCCCCCAGGATCCACACCCACAGCGttaccaccaccacctccgTTCTACTATATCCCAGTCCCACCAATACTTCCCATCCAGAGCCCACCTCCCAGCCCAACCAGCATAATTCCAGGCCCCCCAGAGTATTTTCCCAGTCCAACTCCTCCGGAGAGCTTTCCCGGTCCAGCAATCCCTGGATCAGCTCCAAGTTCCCCAGTGATAAGCAACAGCACGCCGCCTTCCTACGAGCCAAGCCCGAGCCCACCAGTGGCTATACCTAGCccacattattattattttcctgcACCTCCTGCTGGGGGGCTGAGACCGCCGATATTCCTTCCTCCTGTGATATATCCAGCACCGGCAGTGCTGCCACCTCCAAAAACAGGTCCGAGCATAGCATTATGGTGTGTCGCGAAGCCATCAGTGCCTGACCCGATCATTCAGGAGGCCATGAACTATGCCTGCGGTTCTGGTGCCGATTGCGCTTCGATTCAGCCTGATGGGTTGTGCTTTGAGCCGAACACCTTGTTTGCGCATGCTTCCTATGCTTTCAACAGTTACTGGCAGAGGACCAAAGTGGCTGGCGGCAGTTGCTCTTTCGGGGGTACGGCCATGCTAGTTACAGTAGACCCGA GTTATGACGGGTGCCATTTTGTATACTACTAG
- the LOC116213128 gene encoding 36.4 kDa proline-rich protein-like isoform X2, with product MWAHKRKQQQTSAAMGIACGSSCIVRILPILLHMLMVYSVPCDAKSITRLFKGPEHLKSPLTERVVVVKEGDFLQSSNTEPYGVGSPFTLPPFDSLPPNPQPDSSPPFCTNLPSTPQTPSTTIPSPPGSTPTALPPPPPFYYIPVPPILPIQSPPPSPTSIIPGPPEYFPSPTPPESFPGPAIPGSAPSSPVISNSTPPSYEPSPSPPVAIPSPHYYYFPAPPAGGLRPPIFLPPVIYPAPAVLPPPKTGPSIALWCVAKPSVPDPIIQEAMNYACGSGADCASIQPDGLCFEPNTLFAHASYAFNSYWQRTKVAGGSCSFGGTAMLVTVDPSYDGCHFVYY from the exons ATGTGGGCTCATAAGAGAAAGCAACAGCAAACAAGTGCAGCCATGGGAATTGCATGTGGATCAAGCTGCATAGTCAGAATTCTACCCATTCTCTTGCACATGTTGATGGTGTACTCGGTCCCCTGCG ATGCCAAGAGCATAACACGGCTGTTCAAAGGTCCGGAGCACCTCAAAAGTCCCCTCACGGAGAGAGTTGTAGTAGTGAAAGAGGGGGACTTCCTGCAGTCATCAAATACAGAACCTTACGGCGTCGGTTCACCATTCACTTTGCCACCATTTGATTCGCTGCCACCAAATCCACAGCCGGATAGTAGCCCTCCCTTCTGTACAAATCTACCATCTACACCTCAAACTCCTTCCACCACCATTCCAAGTCCCCCAGGATCCACACCCACAGCGttaccaccaccacctccgTTCTACTATATCCCAGTCCCACCAATACTTCCCATCCAGAGCCCACCTCCCAGCCCAACCAGCATAATTCCAGGCCCCCCAGAGTATTTTCCCAGTCCAACTCCTCCGGAGAGCTTTCCCGGTCCAGCAATCCCTGGATCAGCTCCAAGTTCCCCAGTGATAAGCAACAGCACGCCGCCTTCCTACGAGCCAAGCCCGAGCCCACCAGTGGCTATACCTAGCccacattattattattttcctgcACCTCCTGCTGGGGGGCTGAGACCGCCGATATTCCTTCCTCCTGTGATATATCCAGCACCGGCAGTGCTGCCACCTCCAAAAACAGGTCCGAGCATAGCATTATGGTGTGTCGCGAAGCCATCAGTGCCTGACCCGATCATTCAGGAGGCCATGAACTATGCCTGCGGTTCTGGTGCCGATTGCGCTTCGATTCAGCCTGATGGGTTGTGCTTTGAGCCGAACACCTTGTTTGCGCATGCTTCCTATGCTTTCAACAGTTACTGGCAGAGGACCAAAGTGGCTGGCGGCAGTTGCTCTTTCGGGGGTACGGCCATGCTAGTTACAGTAGACCCGA GTTATGACGGGTGCCATTTTGTATACTACTAG